In the genome of Paenibacillus pabuli, one region contains:
- a CDS encoding cold shock domain-containing protein — MQGKVKWFNAEKGYGFIETEDGGDVFVHFSAIQSEGFKTLEEGQSVEFDIVEGARGPQAANVIKL; from the coding sequence ATGCAAGGTAAAGTAAAATGGTTCAACGCAGAAAAAGGTTACGGTTTCATTGAAACTGAAGACGGCGGCGACGTATTCGTACATTTCTCCGCAATTCAATCCGAAGGATTCAAAACTTTGGAAGAAGGTCAATCCGTAGAATTCGACATCGTCGAAGGCGCGCGTGGACCGCAAGCAGCTAACGTAATCAAATTATAA
- a CDS encoding YitT family protein: MQQQQQLQNNRKKRLISFIPLNGPWRNVVDTVSIILGSFLIAVAFNLFLLPNQIASGGVSGLSILGKHWLGLEPAYTQWAINIPLLIAGFLLIGKQYGIRSVLGSIVLPLFVYLTKDWAIPTTNPLLGSLYGGIGVGLGIGIVYRGRGSTGGMSILARIVQKYSGLSYSLCVVIMDATVIIMAAFVLSLEQSLYALIGLYVTGKVIDAVEMGLGYSKVAYIISNQIEPITKVILEDLDRGLTKLEAKGGYTDDQRTVLMVVVGQNEVPRLKALIRSVDPGAFVIISNAHEVLGEGFKREEV; the protein is encoded by the coding sequence ATGCAGCAGCAACAGCAATTACAAAATAATCGTAAAAAAAGGTTAATTAGCTTCATCCCCCTGAACGGCCCTTGGAGAAATGTTGTGGACACCGTTTCTATCATTCTTGGTTCGTTTCTGATTGCTGTGGCCTTTAATTTATTTTTACTACCGAACCAGATTGCGTCAGGTGGGGTATCCGGGCTGTCAATATTGGGCAAACATTGGTTGGGGCTTGAACCGGCTTATACCCAATGGGCCATTAATATACCGCTATTGATCGCAGGTTTTCTTCTAATTGGCAAGCAGTATGGTATACGATCTGTACTCGGAAGTATTGTACTGCCTTTGTTTGTTTATCTCACGAAAGACTGGGCCATTCCCACAACGAATCCACTGCTTGGTTCTCTTTATGGAGGGATTGGAGTTGGTCTCGGCATTGGGATCGTATACCGGGGAAGAGGATCAACAGGCGGCATGAGCATCCTCGCCAGGATCGTACAAAAGTACAGTGGTCTGAGTTACTCTCTTTGTGTGGTGATTATGGATGCGACAGTCATTATTATGGCTGCTTTTGTATTGTCATTGGAGCAGTCCCTTTATGCCCTGATTGGGTTGTATGTTACAGGGAAAGTCATTGATGCCGTCGAGATGGGGTTGGGTTACTCCAAAGTAGCCTATATTATCTCCAACCAGATTGAGCCGATTACGAAAGTGATTCTCGAAGATTTGGATCGTGGACTGACAAAGCTGGAGGCAAAAGGCGGCTACACCGACGACCAGCGAACCGTACTGATGGTGGTGGTGGGGCAAAATGAGGTGCCTAGACTGAAAGCCTTGATCCGGTCCGTAGACCCGGGGGCCTTTGTCATCATAAGTAATGCGCACGAAGTACTGGGTGAAGGCTTTAAGCGTGAGGAAGTGTAA
- a CDS encoding flagellar protein FlaG, which translates to MNSDISFSGRTTQINTNTNVINHQMDSSNPKPLIINKDQMIRLEANGVNITLGEAQLIKAIDRAIKAMEGPETTFEVSVHKQTNSIMVKVLNKETGDLIREIPPEKTLNLVAKMMEIAGIIIDERV; encoded by the coding sequence ATGAATTCGGACATATCTTTTTCCGGTAGAACAACTCAGATTAACACTAATACAAATGTTATTAATCACCAGATGGATTCAAGTAATCCAAAACCCCTAATTATAAACAAGGATCAAATGATTAGGTTGGAGGCAAATGGTGTGAATATCACCTTAGGTGAAGCTCAACTTATTAAAGCTATCGACCGGGCAATCAAGGCTATGGAGGGGCCAGAAACGACATTTGAGGTAAGCGTGCATAAACAAACAAATTCTATCATGGTAAAGGTATTAAATAAAGAAACAGGAGATTTAATTCGAGAAATCCCACCTGAAAAAACGCTAAACCTTGTTGCAAAAATGATGGAAATTGCCGGGATTATAATTGACGAACGTGTATAA
- the hpf gene encoding ribosome hibernation-promoting factor, HPF/YfiA family: protein MNLSIRGQQIEVTDALKDYVDKKLSRLEKYFDAPLNSDGAVTLSTTRGLHTVEVTIPLKGFVLRAEDESDDMYASIDSVVDKLERQIRKHKTKINRKFRQEGSLKTLFVEDPTGTVATAELDTDTDDDDLEVVRTKRFMLKPMDVEEAILQMNMVGHNFFVFSNIENEEVSVVYKRNDGKYGLIEQG from the coding sequence ATGAATTTAAGTATTCGAGGTCAACAAATCGAGGTTACCGATGCTTTGAAAGATTATGTCGACAAAAAGTTGAGTAGACTCGAGAAGTATTTCGATGCACCCCTTAACTCTGACGGTGCTGTTACTCTGAGCACAACGAGAGGCTTGCATACGGTAGAGGTGACGATCCCTTTGAAAGGCTTTGTGCTCCGCGCCGAGGATGAGAGTGACGATATGTACGCCTCCATTGACTCCGTGGTAGATAAGCTGGAACGTCAGATCCGTAAACACAAAACGAAAATTAACCGTAAGTTCCGTCAAGAAGGCAGCCTGAAAACGCTCTTCGTGGAAGATCCGACAGGCACAGTAGCTACTGCTGAACTGGACACGGATACGGACGATGATGACCTGGAAGTGGTACGGACGAAACGGTTTATGTTGAAACCAATGGACGTGGAAGAGGCTATCCTCCAAATGAACATGGTTGGCCACAATTTCTTCGTATTCTCCAATATTGAGAACGAAGAAGTCAGCGTTGTGTACAAACGGAACGATGGAAAATACGGTTTGATCGAACAAGGTTAA
- the prfB gene encoding peptide chain release factor 2 (programmed frameshift), with amino-acid sequence MIDPSVKQDLREIGKKLTNLRGSLDLDLKQEMIENFEVKMSAPDFWDDNDKAQSVIAELNAVKGSVDQYTKLQQDYDDAVMMAELADEEGDDDLAVEIANSVTAIVSKVEEFELQLLLNQPYDKMNAILELHPGAGGTESQDWGQMLMRMYTRWAEKRGFKVEVLDYLAGDEAGIKSVTLSIKGHNAYGYLKAEKGVHRLVRISPFDSSGRRHTSFVSCDVVPEIDDTIELDIRTEDLKIDTYRASGAGGQHINTTDSAVRITHLPTGVVVTCQNERSQIKNRERAMTMLRSKLYERKIEEQKQQLDEIRGEQSDIAWGSQIRSYVFHPYSMVKDHRTSVETGNTGAVMDGDLDGFIDGYLRSQIKVDTD; translated from the exons ATGATCGATCCAAGCGTGAAGCAGGACCTGCGTGAAATAGGCAAGAAACTAACAAATCTTAGGGGGTCTCTT GACTTAGATCTGAAGCAAGAGATGATTGAGAACTTCGAAGTGAAGATGTCTGCCCCGGATTTCTGGGATGATAACGATAAGGCACAATCCGTAATCGCCGAGCTGAACGCGGTGAAGGGATCCGTAGATCAATACACTAAGCTGCAGCAGGATTATGATGATGCGGTCATGATGGCAGAACTGGCTGACGAAGAAGGCGATGATGATCTGGCTGTGGAGATCGCTAACAGCGTGACGGCCATCGTGAGCAAGGTAGAAGAATTCGAGCTGCAGCTTCTCCTGAATCAGCCGTATGACAAGATGAATGCGATTCTGGAGCTTCACCCGGGTGCTGGTGGTACCGAGTCACAGGACTGGGGACAGATGCTGATGCGGATGTATACACGCTGGGCCGAGAAACGTGGCTTCAAGGTTGAGGTGCTGGATTATCTGGCAGGAGATGAAGCAGGAATCAAGAGTGTTACACTTTCCATCAAGGGGCACAATGCTTATGGGTATCTGAAAGCCGAGAAGGGTGTTCACCGATTGGTGCGGATCTCACCTTTTGACTCCTCGGGACGCAGGCATACTTCCTTCGTATCGTGTGATGTGGTTCCTGAGATTGATGACACGATTGAACTGGACATTCGGACAGAAGACCTCAAGATCGATACGTACCGTGCGAGCGGCGCGGGTGGACAGCATATTAATACCACCGACTCAGCCGTACGGATTACTCACCTTCCAACAGGTGTGGTGGTAACGTGTCAGAATGAACGGTCACAGATCAAGAACCGTGAGCGAGCGATGACGATGCTTCGTTCCAAATTGTATGAACGTAAAATTGAAGAACAAAAACAACAGCTGGACGAAATCCGAGGAGAGCAGTCGGATATTGCGTGGGGTAGCCAGATTCGCTCCTATGTATTCCATCCCTATAGTATGGTAAAGGATCACCGTACGAGCGTAGAGACTGGAAACACAGGAGCAGTCATGGATGGCGACCTCGATGGATTCATCGATGGTTATTTGCGCAGCCAGATTAAAGTAGATACCGATTAA
- the fliD gene encoding flagellar filament capping protein FliD, which translates to MRVSGLSSGMDVDNIVKQMMTAQRVPLDKLNQKKQTLDWKRDMYKQVNSQLVDFRNNKLSSYKTTASMNAFKATVSGDTAAISVKASPIANQLPMKVTVSQLATQTSMTSTDKIGSKALTLNQLQSGEDSFNLTVKRGSKETNITFQKGDTVEAAIRKINTSDANVSAAYDESTGNITIKSNEYGKSNITFEGNILQAFNLTANATPGDNAKVKINNEDLEYTSNKFTINGVEVTLQAKSEPGKESLITTSVDSTKIVETIKSFIADYNATLELINGKLSEERYRDYSPLTDEQKKEMSEDDIKLWENKAKSGLLRNDGILEKVVSDMRNAVVGASIGGTSTFNLSSLGITTGQYYEGGKLKIADEDKLQKAIEENPDRVIELFNGSPDGKYKGLFNDIYDKTLGTLGDLSKRAGTDKYSKDITTAFNEDSIMGKELKEVKERISTLSKKLTAMESRYYSQFTAMEQAINKMNSQSSSLASFAAQ; encoded by the coding sequence ATGAGAGTATCAGGATTATCTTCAGGAATGGATGTAGACAACATCGTTAAGCAGATGATGACCGCGCAGCGAGTCCCGCTCGACAAGTTGAATCAGAAAAAACAGACCTTGGACTGGAAGCGAGATATGTACAAGCAAGTGAACAGTCAACTGGTAGATTTCCGTAACAACAAGCTATCAAGTTATAAGACGACTGCTTCTATGAATGCATTCAAAGCAACGGTAAGTGGGGATACAGCAGCAATTAGTGTAAAGGCTAGTCCAATAGCCAACCAGCTCCCAATGAAGGTCACCGTAAGCCAATTGGCAACGCAAACATCTATGACAAGTACGGATAAGATTGGCAGTAAGGCATTGACTCTGAATCAACTACAATCGGGAGAAGATTCTTTCAATTTGACAGTCAAGCGCGGAAGCAAGGAAACTAATATCACTTTTCAGAAGGGTGATACGGTAGAAGCAGCTATCCGTAAAATCAATACGAGTGATGCCAATGTTTCTGCTGCCTATGATGAATCAACCGGTAATATTACCATTAAATCTAATGAATACGGTAAAAGTAATATTACTTTTGAAGGTAATATACTCCAAGCGTTTAACCTAACTGCCAATGCTACTCCAGGTGATAATGCTAAAGTAAAGATTAACAATGAAGATCTGGAGTACACTTCGAATAAATTTACAATTAATGGTGTAGAAGTAACCCTGCAAGCTAAATCCGAGCCTGGTAAAGAATCACTCATCACGACTAGTGTAGATTCTACGAAAATTGTAGAAACGATAAAATCATTTATAGCTGACTACAACGCGACGTTAGAACTCATAAATGGTAAGCTTAGTGAAGAGCGATACAGAGATTATAGCCCTCTCACGGATGAACAAAAAAAAGAAATGTCTGAAGATGACATTAAATTGTGGGAGAATAAGGCGAAAAGTGGCCTCCTGAGAAACGATGGTATCTTGGAAAAGGTTGTATCTGACATGAGGAATGCTGTGGTTGGAGCGTCTATCGGAGGAACAAGCACCTTTAATCTTAGTTCGCTTGGCATCACAACAGGCCAATATTATGAAGGCGGGAAGCTTAAAATTGCGGACGAGGACAAATTGCAAAAAGCTATTGAAGAGAATCCAGATCGAGTAATAGAATTGTTTAATGGTTCACCGGATGGTAAATACAAAGGTTTATTTAACGATATTTATGATAAGACTTTAGGTACACTGGGGGATCTTTCTAAACGTGCCGGAACAGATAAATATTCAAAAGATATAACAACCGCATTCAATGAAGACAGCATTATGGGTAAAGAACTTAAGGAAGTGAAAGAACGAATATCAACATTAAGTAAGAAGTTAACTGCGATGGAGTCACGCTACTATAGTCAGTTCACTGCCATGGAGCAGGCCATTAACAAAATGAACTCTCAATCGTCAAGTCTGGCTAGCTTTGCAGCACAATAA
- the secA gene encoding preprotein translocase subunit SecA, producing MLGLVKKIFGDMNERDVKRLMKTVDVINKLEPQFQALSDEQLKSKTEEFRARIEKGETTDELLPEAFATVREASRRVLGKRHYDVQMLGGIALHEGRISEMKTGEGKTLVGTLPVYLNALMSKGVHVVTVNDYLAQRDSQEMGQIYEFMGMTVGVNLSGMDHALKQHAYACDITYGTNNEFGFDYLRDNMVLYKEQMVQRPLFFCIIDEVDSILVDEARTPLIISGQAQKSTDLYYAADRFVKRLVPEEDFTVDIKVKSVALTEAGVAKAEKAFGIENLYDHANVTLNHHIVQGLKANVIMRRDVDYVVSDEEVLIVDEFTGRLMAGRRYSDGLHQAIEAKEGIEVQNESMTLATITFQNYFRMYRKLAGMTGTAKTEEEEFKKIYGLEVLQIPTNRPNKRNDMADVVYKSIDGKFKAVVEEIVERHSKNQPVLVGTVSIENSERLSDMLKRRGIRHQVLNAKYHAEEAEIISGAGQAGAVTIATNMAGRGTDIILGEGVAEVGGLHIIGTERHESRRIDNQLRGRAGRQGDPGSTQFYLSLGDELMKRFGADNVLNMMERLGFEEDQPIESRMITRAVESAQKRVEGNNFDVRKVVLQYDDVMNQQREIIYKQRREVLESENIKQIVMDMIKPSIERIVEAHCSDDIPENWELQEVADYMNSKLLDEGSVTKDDLWGKEAEEIVEYLFEKVQNKYNAREERIGEEMVREFEKVVVLRAVDSKWMDHIDAMDQLRQGIHLRAYGGTDPLREYQFEGFEMFHQMIASIQEEVATYVMRAQIESNQERQAVVDESQISTSGEPAEKRPVKVSDQIGRNDACPCGSGKKFKHCHGQE from the coding sequence ATGCTAGGACTTGTCAAAAAGATCTTCGGCGACATGAACGAACGTGATGTTAAACGTCTGATGAAGACAGTCGATGTGATCAATAAACTGGAACCACAATTTCAGGCTCTGTCTGATGAACAACTGAAATCCAAAACGGAGGAATTCCGTGCCCGCATTGAAAAGGGTGAAACCACGGATGAACTTCTTCCGGAGGCATTTGCAACCGTACGGGAGGCATCTCGCCGTGTACTGGGCAAACGTCACTATGACGTACAGATGCTTGGGGGCATTGCCCTTCATGAAGGCCGGATTTCAGAGATGAAAACGGGTGAAGGTAAGACACTGGTTGGAACACTCCCGGTATACCTGAATGCATTGATGTCCAAAGGTGTACACGTGGTAACGGTCAATGATTATTTGGCTCAACGGGATAGCCAGGAAATGGGACAGATTTATGAATTCATGGGCATGACTGTAGGGGTTAACCTGAGCGGTATGGACCATGCTTTGAAACAACATGCTTATGCATGTGATATTACGTACGGAACAAATAATGAATTTGGCTTTGACTATCTGCGTGACAACATGGTGTTGTACAAAGAGCAGATGGTACAACGTCCATTGTTCTTCTGTATCATTGATGAAGTGGACTCCATTTTGGTCGATGAGGCACGTACGCCTTTGATCATTTCCGGACAAGCTCAGAAATCGACAGACCTGTACTATGCAGCTGACCGTTTCGTGAAACGTTTGGTTCCAGAAGAAGACTTTACGGTGGACATCAAGGTGAAATCCGTAGCGCTGACTGAAGCTGGTGTGGCAAAGGCGGAGAAAGCATTTGGTATCGAAAACTTGTATGATCATGCGAATGTTACACTCAACCATCACATCGTACAAGGATTGAAAGCCAACGTAATCATGCGTCGTGACGTTGACTATGTGGTGAGTGATGAAGAAGTGCTGATCGTCGATGAATTCACAGGTCGTCTGATGGCAGGACGTCGTTATAGCGATGGATTGCACCAAGCGATTGAAGCCAAAGAAGGCATTGAAGTACAGAACGAGAGCATGACCCTTGCTACGATTACATTCCAGAACTATTTCCGTATGTATCGCAAGCTTGCGGGAATGACGGGTACCGCGAAGACCGAGGAAGAAGAATTCAAAAAAATCTACGGTCTCGAAGTATTGCAGATTCCAACCAACCGTCCGAACAAACGGAATGATATGGCTGATGTGGTGTACAAGAGCATCGACGGCAAGTTCAAAGCGGTTGTGGAAGAAATCGTGGAACGTCACAGCAAGAACCAGCCGGTTCTGGTTGGTACGGTATCGATTGAGAACTCCGAGCGTCTTTCGGACATGCTGAAACGCCGTGGAATCAGACATCAGGTATTGAATGCCAAATACCACGCTGAAGAAGCGGAAATCATCTCAGGTGCAGGTCAAGCAGGAGCGGTGACGATTGCAACCAACATGGCTGGACGGGGTACAGATATTATCCTGGGTGAAGGTGTAGCTGAAGTGGGCGGCCTTCATATCATCGGTACAGAGCGTCACGAATCTCGCCGGATTGATAACCAGCTGCGCGGACGTGCAGGACGTCAGGGTGACCCGGGTTCCACACAGTTCTACCTGTCGCTGGGTGATGAGCTGATGAAACGTTTCGGTGCAGATAATGTACTGAACATGATGGAACGTCTTGGTTTTGAAGAAGACCAACCGATCGAGAGCCGGATGATCACCCGTGCGGTAGAGTCGGCACAAAAACGGGTTGAAGGTAATAACTTTGACGTACGTAAAGTCGTTCTCCAATATGATGATGTCATGAACCAGCAACGTGAAATTATATATAAACAGCGCCGCGAGGTGCTTGAGTCCGAGAACATCAAACAGATTGTTATGGATATGATCAAACCTTCCATTGAACGCATCGTGGAAGCTCATTGCAGTGACGATATTCCGGAAAACTGGGAGTTGCAGGAAGTTGCCGACTACATGAACAGCAAATTGCTGGATGAAGGCTCGGTAACGAAAGATGACCTGTGGGGCAAGGAAGCCGAAGAGATTGTCGAGTACCTGTTTGAGAAAGTTCAGAACAAGTACAATGCACGTGAAGAGCGCATCGGTGAAGAGATGGTTCGTGAGTTCGAGAAAGTGGTTGTGCTCCGTGCAGTAGACAGCAAATGGATGGATCATATTGATGCGATGGATCAATTGCGTCAAGGTATCCACCTTCGTGCTTACGGCGGTACAGATCCGCTGCGTGAGTACCAGTTCGAAGGCTTCGAAATGTTCCATCAGATGATTGCTTCGATTCAGGAAGAAGTAGCAACTTATGTGATGAGAGCACAAATCGAAAGCAACCAGGAGCGTCAGGCAGTTGTTGACGAAAGTCAGATCTCGACAAGCGGCGAACCTGCTGAGAAACGCCCGGTCAAAGTGTCTGACCAAATCGGTCGTAACGATGCTTGTCCATGTGGCAGCGGCAAAAAGTTTAAACACTGCCACGGTCAAGAGTAG
- the fliS gene encoding flagellar export chaperone FliS: MISSPYEKYRQSAVQTAPSQLLIMLYDGAIRFVKGGIEGIKEQDVQKSNEFFKKAQDIVSELRASLDYSYEVSQNLSSLYEYVNYLLIEANIKKRAQQAEEALGYLVELREAWSQAAKLNTGNSDHVTG, from the coding sequence ATGATATCATCCCCTTACGAAAAGTATAGACAATCCGCCGTTCAGACTGCACCATCTCAACTGTTGATTATGCTCTATGACGGTGCAATTCGTTTTGTAAAAGGTGGAATAGAAGGTATTAAAGAACAAGATGTGCAGAAGTCGAATGAGTTTTTCAAAAAAGCCCAGGATATTGTAAGTGAGTTACGTGCATCTCTGGACTATTCATACGAAGTATCTCAGAACTTGTCATCTTTATATGAATATGTGAATTACTTGCTGATTGAAGCTAATATCAAAAAAAGAGCTCAACAAGCCGAAGAGGCGCTGGGATATTTAGTGGAATTGCGCGAGGCATGGTCCCAAGCGGCAAAATTAAATACAGGGAACTCAGATCATGTCACTGGATGA